A section of the Prochlorococcus marinus XMU1402 genome encodes:
- a CDS encoding DMT family transporter — protein MINITVLEKKFNSLNKFNLVFASFFFSLMTLCVKNIDKRIPIYELVLFRSLLSLIITLFIINLKNINPWGKNRPLLILRGVLGTLALVCIFYAIRNMPLSISTVIQYTYPIFISIFAGIFINEKITRNIIFALIIGWIGILIILNPSQLSNINVEIENVSISIAFIGAICTALAYVTVKKLSFTEDVYVIIQYFPLISFITLLPIVLMNWVTPNWNELVWIIGIGLFTQLGQTFLTIGLKNLPATEASTINYLQVLFGSIWGILFFSEIININFLIGATLVLLGTIISTTKIIKKT, from the coding sequence ATGATAAATATTACCGTATTAGAAAAAAAATTTAATTCACTGAATAAGTTTAATTTGGTATTTGCTTCATTCTTCTTTAGTTTGATGACATTGTGTGTAAAAAATATTGATAAAAGGATACCTATTTATGAGTTGGTTTTATTCAGATCATTGTTAAGTTTAATTATTACATTATTTATAATTAATCTAAAAAATATAAATCCTTGGGGCAAAAATAGACCTTTACTTATCTTAAGAGGTGTTTTAGGAACTTTAGCTTTAGTTTGTATTTTTTATGCGATAAGAAATATGCCCCTTAGTATATCTACTGTCATTCAGTACACATATCCTATATTTATATCTATATTTGCTGGCATATTTATAAACGAAAAAATAACTAGGAATATAATTTTTGCCTTAATTATTGGCTGGATTGGAATATTAATAATATTAAATCCAAGTCAGTTATCAAATATAAACGTTGAAATTGAAAATGTTTCGATTTCAATAGCATTTATTGGAGCTATATGCACTGCATTAGCTTACGTTACAGTTAAGAAACTTTCATTTACTGAAGATGTTTATGTAATTATTCAATATTTTCCACTTATTTCTTTTATAACTTTATTGCCAATTGTATTAATGAACTGGGTTACCCCTAATTGGAATGAATTAGTATGGATAATTGGAATTGGCTTATTTACTCAATTAGGTCAGACTTTCTTAACTATAGGATTAAAAAATTTACCTGCTACCGAAGCCTCAACAATTAACTATTTGCAAGTTTTATTCGGCTCAATTTGGGGAATTTTGTTTTTTAGTGAAATAATAAACATAAACTTTTTAATAGGGGCCACACTAGTTTTATTAGGAACTATTATATCCACTACCAAAATAATCAAAAAGACATAG
- a CDS encoding glycine zipper 2TM domain-containing protein, which yields MKFFYLALLFCFSPIVQVNATTPKSVTCTRTEYREEYIPGTKSSPGYVKSYEMDVEIPCGGQRQVEKIDDNDCSEGTVIGGLLGAGIALSSSRGKDRFWAVPAGGTAGALIGCQVDGG from the coding sequence GTGAAATTTTTCTATTTAGCTTTATTATTTTGTTTTTCTCCTATTGTTCAAGTTAATGCAACAACTCCTAAGTCAGTAACCTGTACAAGAACTGAATATAGAGAGGAATATATTCCTGGGACAAAATCAAGCCCAGGATACGTAAAAAGTTATGAAATGGATGTTGAAATACCCTGTGGAGGTCAACGCCAAGTGGAAAAAATTGATGACAATGACTGTAGTGAAGGTACAGTTATTGGGGGTCTTCTTGGTGCTGGAATAGCACTTTCCTCCAGTAGAGGAAAAGATAGATTTTGGGCAGTGCCTGCTGGTGGTACAGCAGGGGCACTAATTGGATGTCAGGTGGATGGTGGTTAA